The following are encoded together in the Sphingomonas insulae genome:
- the nhaA gene encoding Na+/H+ antiporter NhaA translates to MTIRLPRRGVHSALRDFLHSEAAGGIVLIAAAVCAMIVANLPATAHAYEAFLHHRTGPVLAGALGPMTVHLWINDGLMALFFLLVGLEIKREFVDGRLASADRRRLPFIAAAAGMAVPALVFLVVAGAEPGLQPGWAIPAATDIAFAIGVLALLGSRIPSALKLLLTTVAIVDDMGAVAIIAVAYTDSIQVFSLAGAALALIVLYVLNRRKVMALWPYLLVGAALWLFVLQSGIHATIAGVLTAMLIPIRPSPGAPDDATSPLHRLEHRLHPWVAFAIVPLFGFANAGVSLAGATIATLAEPLVLGIALGLFLGKQLGIFAAIWGADRLGIARRPNGVSWAQIYGMTLVAGIGFTMSLFIGGLAFADAALIERVKIGVLAGSIASALAGIVVLVACGRPHAAR, encoded by the coding sequence ATGACCATCCGCCTGCCCCGCCGCGGCGTGCACAGCGCCTTGCGTGATTTCCTGCACAGCGAGGCGGCGGGCGGTATCGTGCTGATCGCCGCCGCGGTCTGCGCGATGATCGTCGCCAACCTGCCGGCCACCGCACACGCTTACGAAGCGTTCCTGCATCACCGCACGGGGCCGGTGCTCGCCGGTGCGCTTGGCCCGATGACGGTGCATTTGTGGATCAACGACGGGTTGATGGCGCTGTTCTTCCTGCTCGTCGGGCTGGAGATCAAGCGCGAGTTCGTCGATGGCCGCCTTGCCAGTGCCGATCGCCGCCGGTTGCCCTTCATCGCCGCGGCCGCGGGCATGGCCGTACCGGCGCTGGTGTTCCTGGTCGTCGCCGGTGCGGAGCCGGGGCTGCAACCCGGCTGGGCGATTCCCGCCGCGACCGACATCGCCTTTGCGATCGGCGTGCTGGCGTTGCTCGGCAGCCGCATTCCCTCGGCATTGAAACTGCTGCTGACGACGGTGGCGATCGTCGACGACATGGGCGCGGTCGCGATCATCGCCGTCGCCTATACCGATTCGATCCAGGTGTTCAGCCTGGCCGGTGCGGCGCTCGCGCTGATCGTGCTCTACGTCCTCAACCGCCGCAAGGTGATGGCGCTGTGGCCGTATCTGCTGGTCGGCGCGGCGCTGTGGCTGTTCGTCCTGCAATCGGGCATCCACGCGACGATCGCCGGCGTCCTGACCGCGATGCTCATCCCCATCCGCCCGTCTCCGGGCGCGCCGGACGATGCGACCTCGCCGCTGCATCGCTTGGAACATCGCCTGCACCCATGGGTCGCCTTTGCGATCGTGCCGCTGTTCGGTTTCGCCAATGCCGGCGTGTCGCTGGCGGGGGCGACCATCGCCACGCTCGCCGAACCGCTGGTGCTGGGCATCGCGCTCGGCCTGTTCCTGGGCAAGCAGCTCGGCATCTTCGCCGCGATCTGGGGTGCGGACCGGCTGGGAATCGCCCGGCGGCCCAATGGCGTCAGCTGGGCCCAGATCTACGGAATGACCCTGGTCGCCGGCATCGGCTTTACCATGAGCCTGTTCATCGGCGGCCTCGCCTTTGCCGACGCTGCGCTGATCGAACGGGTCAAGATCGGCGTCCTCGCCGGCTCGATCGCTTCGGCCCTCGCCGGCATCGTGGTGCTCGTCGCCTGCGGCAGACCGCATGCCGCCCGCTGA
- a CDS encoding gamma-glutamyl-gamma-aminobutyrate hydrolase family protein: protein MGQTVDPARRPVIGVLCCNEVAGRPVQVVASRFVAPLTRLADATVLLVPAMPDTADVGTLAAILDGLLLTGSRSHVAPRRYGGSALPAGQTLDEDRDEVALALAGRLIEAGKPVFGICRGLQELNVLFGGSLCAAADAGRHHRGAWDDDYESLFHHGHDVELSARGRLADATGARRVRVNSVHQQGIDRLGGGLSIEAIDPDDGLVEAVSAHPCGADVLAVQWHPEWDADTSSASRAFFSLIGAGLRRGTPRMSTRRTE from the coding sequence ATGGGGCAGACCGTGGATCCGGCCCGGCGCCCGGTCATCGGCGTCCTGTGCTGCAACGAAGTCGCAGGTCGACCGGTGCAGGTGGTCGCCAGCCGCTTCGTCGCGCCGCTGACCCGGCTGGCGGATGCGACCGTGCTGCTGGTGCCGGCCATGCCCGACACGGCGGATGTCGGAACGCTCGCCGCGATCCTCGACGGGCTGCTGCTTACCGGATCGCGCAGTCACGTCGCGCCCCGGCGCTATGGCGGCAGCGCGCTGCCTGCGGGCCAGACGCTCGACGAAGACCGCGACGAAGTGGCGCTGGCACTCGCCGGCCGCCTGATCGAGGCGGGCAAGCCGGTGTTCGGCATCTGCCGGGGATTGCAGGAACTCAACGTCCTGTTCGGGGGCTCGCTCTGCGCCGCCGCCGACGCCGGCCGCCATCATCGCGGTGCCTGGGACGACGATTACGAATCGCTTTTCCACCACGGCCACGACGTCGAACTCAGCGCCCGCGGGCGCCTCGCCGATGCGACCGGCGCGCGGCGGGTGCGGGTCAATTCGGTGCATCAGCAGGGCATCGACCGGCTCGGCGGCGGCCTGTCGATCGAAGCCATCGATCCCGACGACGGACTGGTCGAGGCGGTGTCGGCCCACCCCTGCGGCGCGGATGTGCTCGCCGTCCAATGGCATCCCGAATGGGACGCCGACACCTCGTCCGCCAGTCGCGCCTTTTTCTCGCTGATCGGCGCCGGCCTGCGCCGCGGCACCCCACGAATGTCAACACGGAGGACGGAATGA
- a CDS encoding sterol desaturase family protein: MTWLHGILLFLATVIGMEGFAYAAHRWVMHGWGWFLHASHHTRREGNWELNDLYAAIFAVPSFLLIFGGLQLGWWPGFTWIGAGVAAYGAIYFGFHDIIVHQRIPTRYLPKSPYMKRIVQAHRLHHVVETREGNVSFGFLVAPKPERLKAELKRRGRQGVRAPDRDRTLAEK; the protein is encoded by the coding sequence ATGACCTGGCTGCACGGCATCCTCCTCTTCCTCGCGACGGTGATCGGCATGGAAGGCTTCGCCTATGCCGCCCACCGGTGGGTCATGCATGGCTGGGGCTGGTTCCTGCACGCCAGCCACCACACCCGGCGCGAGGGGAATTGGGAACTCAACGATCTGTATGCGGCGATCTTCGCCGTCCCCTCGTTCCTGCTGATCTTCGGCGGGCTGCAACTGGGCTGGTGGCCCGGCTTCACCTGGATCGGCGCCGGCGTCGCGGCCTATGGCGCGATCTATTTCGGCTTCCACGACATCATCGTGCACCAGCGTATTCCGACACGCTATCTGCCCAAGTCGCCGTACATGAAGCGGATCGTGCAGGCGCACCGGCTGCACCACGTCGTCGAGACGCGCGAAGGCAACGTCAGCTTCGGTTTCCTCGTCGCGCCGAAGCCGGAACGGCTGAAGGCCGAACTGAAGCGGCGCGGGCGCCAGGGCGTGCGCGCGCCGGATCGCGACAGGACATTGGCAGAAAAGTAA
- the epsC gene encoding serine O-acetyltransferase EpsC → MTTQRRSAETPRPGATLGEAVTALGSARAAWRDRQPRGRAAAMFPSRGAVERIVELLAEALYPRRLGLQRIAPADEDRFVAAKLAAAFTELEREVDRELGYWQAEASAAFDSDQAATIVRLFAGTLGDIRRLVDSDVEAAFLGDPAAGSTDEILVCYPGAIASLHHRIAHQLHGLGAPIVARMISELANERTGIDIHPGATIGERFFIDHGTGVVIGETAIVGHGVRLYQHVTLGARSPLGAARRNPRERYARHPIVGDDVVIYAGATILGRVTIGAGATIGGNVWLLADVPPGGVVVQPEADLLAPSAGHALRDTLVQAVV, encoded by the coding sequence ATGACCACGCAACGACGATCGGCGGAAACGCCGCGCCCCGGCGCAACGTTGGGCGAGGCCGTCACTGCGCTTGGCAGCGCCCGCGCGGCGTGGCGCGATCGCCAGCCGCGGGGACGGGCCGCCGCCATGTTCCCCTCGCGCGGCGCGGTGGAGCGGATCGTCGAACTGCTTGCCGAGGCGCTGTATCCACGCCGGCTGGGCCTGCAGCGCATCGCCCCCGCCGACGAGGACCGCTTCGTCGCCGCCAAGCTCGCCGCCGCCTTCACCGAGCTGGAGCGCGAGGTCGACCGCGAGCTCGGCTATTGGCAGGCGGAGGCGAGCGCCGCGTTCGACTCCGATCAGGCCGCCACCATCGTCCGCCTGTTCGCCGGCACGCTGGGCGACATCCGCCGGCTGGTCGACAGCGATGTCGAGGCCGCGTTCCTGGGCGATCCCGCCGCCGGCAGCACCGATGAGATCCTCGTCTGCTATCCCGGCGCGATCGCCAGCCTGCACCACCGCATCGCGCACCAGTTGCACGGCCTTGGCGCGCCGATCGTCGCACGGATGATCTCCGAACTCGCCAACGAACGCACCGGCATCGACATTCACCCCGGCGCGACCATCGGCGAACGGTTCTTCATCGATCACGGCACCGGCGTCGTCATCGGTGAAACCGCCATCGTCGGCCATGGCGTGCGCCTGTACCAGCACGTCACCCTCGGCGCGCGCAGCCCGCTCGGTGCGGCACGGCGAAACCCGCGCGAACGCTACGCACGCCATCCGATCGTCGGTGACGACGTCGTGATCTATGCCGGCGCGACGATCCTCGGCCGAGTCACCATCGGTGCGGGCGCGACGATCGGCGGCAACGTCTGGCTGCTGGCCGACGTGCCGCCGGGCGGCGTCGTGGTCCAGCCGGAGGCGGACCTGCTCGCCCCCTCCGCCGGGCACGCCCTGCGCGATACGCTGGTGCAGGCGGTGGTGTGA
- a CDS encoding electron transfer flavoprotein subunit alpha/FixB family protein, which yields MKTLVWVEHDGSAVKDATLAAVTAASKLGEVHLLVAGQGVDAVAQAAAKIAGVGKVHVADDAAYAHALAENVAPLVVELMGHHDAFVAPSTTTGKNVAPRVAALLDVMQISDILSVESEDTFTRPIYAGNAIATVQTSDAKKVITVRGTAFEKAATDGGSAEIEAVASKGDTGISTFVSAEIAENARPELTSAKIIVSGGRALGSGEQFHALIDPLADKLGAGVGASRAAVDAGYAPNDYQVGQTGKIVAPEVYVAVGISGAIQHLAGMKDSKVIVAINKDEDAPIFQVADIGLVGDLFKVVPELTEKL from the coding sequence GTGAAGACGCTCGTCTGGGTCGAACATGACGGCAGCGCCGTCAAGGATGCCACGCTCGCCGCGGTCACCGCTGCATCGAAGCTGGGCGAAGTCCACCTGCTGGTTGCGGGCCAGGGCGTCGATGCGGTCGCGCAGGCGGCGGCGAAGATCGCCGGCGTCGGCAAGGTCCATGTCGCCGACGATGCCGCCTATGCGCATGCGCTGGCCGAAAACGTCGCGCCGCTGGTGGTCGAACTGATGGGGCATCACGATGCCTTCGTCGCGCCGTCGACCACGACCGGCAAGAACGTCGCCCCCCGTGTCGCCGCCCTGCTGGACGTGATGCAGATCAGCGATATCCTGTCGGTGGAGAGCGAGGACACGTTCACGCGCCCGATCTACGCCGGCAATGCCATCGCGACGGTGCAGACCTCGGACGCCAAGAAGGTCATCACCGTTCGCGGCACCGCGTTCGAGAAGGCGGCGACCGACGGCGGTTCGGCGGAGATCGAGGCGGTCGCGTCGAAGGGCGATACCGGCATCTCGACCTTCGTCAGTGCGGAGATCGCCGAGAATGCCCGTCCCGAACTGACCAGCGCGAAGATCATCGTGTCGGGTGGCCGCGCGCTCGGATCGGGCGAGCAGTTCCACGCGCTGATCGACCCGCTGGCCGACAAGCTCGGTGCCGGCGTCGGCGCCAGCCGCGCCGCGGTCGATGCCGGCTATGCGCCGAACGACTATCAGGTCGGCCAGACCGGCAAGATCGTCGCGCCGGAAGTCTATGTGGCGGTCGGCATCTCGGGCGCGATCCAGCATCTCGCCGGCATGAAGGACAGCAAGGTCATCGTTGCGATCAACAAGGACGAGGATGCGCCGATCTTCCAGGTCGCGGACATCGGCCTGGTCGGCGACCTGTTCAAGGTCGTGCCGGAACTGACCGAGAAGCTCTGA
- the egtB gene encoding ergothioneine biosynthesis protein EgtB, whose product MLKVAPSSQSPLARRYASVRALSLALTAPLSDADATVQSMPDASPAKWHLAHTSWFFETFVLRDHVPGYRLHDARFPFLFNSYYEAEGRRHARDRRGMITRPTLDEVRAYRAHVDAAVMAHLTALPEAALELVALGCHHEEQHQELLVTDILHLFGENPLEPAIWSPAPKVPVGMPGPIGWIERAAGIVRVGHDGDGFAFDCEGPRHDALLVDHAIADRTVTNGEWAAFIADGGYRDPAHWLADGWAWVRAEGIVAPMYWEERNGGWTRMGLDGRRPIDPAAPVTHVSFFEADAYASWAGMRLPTEFEWEAAAQAHDANGGNQMDAAGAVEPRPAADGPAFFGDVWEWTGSAYRPYPGFRAVEGAVGEYNGKFMSGQFVLRGGSCATPRGHARASYRNFFYPHQRWQFTGVRLAKDI is encoded by the coding sequence ATGTTGAAGGTCGCCCCCAGCTCGCAAAGCCCGCTCGCGCGGCGCTATGCCTCGGTCCGCGCGCTCAGCCTGGCGCTGACGGCGCCATTGTCGGATGCCGACGCGACGGTGCAATCGATGCCCGATGCGTCCCCGGCGAAATGGCACCTGGCGCATACCAGCTGGTTCTTCGAAACGTTCGTACTGCGCGATCACGTTCCGGGATATCGGCTGCACGACGCGCGCTTCCCCTTCCTGTTCAACAGCTATTACGAGGCGGAGGGGCGGCGCCATGCCCGCGATCGCCGCGGCATGATCACGCGGCCGACGCTGGACGAGGTGCGTGCCTATCGCGCGCATGTCGATGCGGCGGTGATGGCGCATCTGACCGCATTGCCCGAAGCGGCGCTGGAGCTGGTGGCGCTGGGGTGCCACCACGAGGAGCAGCACCAGGAGCTGCTGGTCACCGACATCCTCCACCTGTTCGGCGAGAATCCGCTGGAGCCGGCGATCTGGTCGCCCGCGCCCAAGGTGCCGGTGGGGATGCCCGGCCCGATCGGCTGGATCGAACGCGCCGCCGGGATCGTCCGCGTCGGGCATGACGGCGACGGGTTCGCCTTCGATTGCGAAGGGCCGCGCCACGATGCGTTGCTGGTCGACCATGCGATCGCCGATCGCACCGTCACCAACGGCGAATGGGCGGCGTTCATCGCCGATGGCGGCTATCGCGATCCGGCGCACTGGCTTGCCGACGGCTGGGCGTGGGTGCGGGCGGAGGGCATCGTCGCGCCGATGTATTGGGAAGAGCGCAATGGCGGCTGGACGCGGATGGGGCTGGACGGTCGCCGCCCGATCGACCCGGCGGCACCGGTGACGCACGTCAGCTTCTTCGAGGCGGACGCCTATGCCAGCTGGGCCGGTATGCGCCTGCCGACCGAATTCGAATGGGAGGCGGCGGCGCAGGCCCATGACGCGAACGGCGGCAACCAGATGGACGCCGCCGGCGCGGTGGAGCCGCGACCGGCCGCCGACGGCCCCGCCTTTTTCGGCGATGTGTGGGAATGGACCGGCAGCGCCTATCGCCCCTATCCCGGCTTTCGCGCGGTCGAAGGCGCGGTGGGCGAATATAACGGCAAGTTCATGAGCGGCCAGTTCGTGTTGCGCGGCGGCAGCTGCGCCACGCCGCGCGGCCATGCCCGCGCCAGCTATCGCAATTTCTTCTATCCTCACCAACGCTGGCAGTTCACCGGCGTCCGCCTCGCCAAGGACATCTGA
- the sucC gene encoding ADP-forming succinate--CoA ligase subunit beta produces the protein MNIHEYQAKELLAKFGVPVPAGFAAMSVEEAVAATEKLPGPLYVVKAQIHAGGRGKGKFKELGPDAKGGVRLAKTADEVRAAATDMLGNTLVTIQTGDAGKQVNRLYVTDGVDIAKEFYLALLVNRATGRVSMVASTEGGMDIETVAHDTPEKIHSIDIDTATGFMPHHGRAVAAALELSGDLAKQAANVAAKLYDAFLGTDAEQIEINPLAVTDDGKLMVLDAKVGFDGNAMFRHKDLMELRDTTEEDAMELEASKYDLAYIKLDGDIGCMVNGAGLAMATMDIIKLNGMFPANFLDVGGGANKEKVTAAFKIILADPAVKGILVNIFGGIMKCDIIAEGIVAAAKEVNLSVPLVVRLEGTNVQAGKDILANSGLAIVPANDLGDAAKKIVAEVQKAA, from the coding sequence ATGAACATCCACGAATATCAAGCCAAGGAACTCCTCGCCAAGTTCGGCGTGCCCGTTCCCGCCGGCTTCGCCGCGATGAGCGTCGAGGAAGCCGTCGCCGCCACCGAAAAGCTTCCCGGACCGCTCTATGTCGTCAAGGCGCAGATCCACGCCGGCGGCCGCGGCAAGGGCAAGTTCAAGGAACTGGGCCCTGACGCCAAGGGCGGCGTCCGCCTCGCCAAGACCGCCGACGAGGTTCGCGCGGCGGCGACCGACATGCTCGGCAACACGCTCGTCACCATCCAGACGGGTGATGCGGGCAAGCAGGTCAATCGCCTGTACGTGACCGATGGCGTCGACATCGCCAAGGAATTTTACCTCGCGCTGCTCGTCAACCGCGCGACCGGCCGCGTGTCGATGGTCGCCAGCACCGAAGGCGGCATGGACATCGAGACCGTGGCGCACGACACGCCCGAGAAGATCCACTCGATCGACATCGACACCGCGACCGGCTTCATGCCGCATCACGGCCGTGCGGTCGCGGCGGCGCTCGAATTGTCGGGCGATCTCGCCAAGCAGGCGGCGAACGTCGCGGCGAAGCTGTACGATGCGTTCCTCGGCACCGATGCCGAGCAGATCGAGATCAACCCGCTCGCCGTCACCGACGACGGCAAGCTGATGGTGCTCGACGCCAAGGTCGGCTTCGATGGCAACGCGATGTTCCGTCACAAGGACCTGATGGAGTTGCGCGACACCACCGAAGAGGACGCGATGGAGCTGGAGGCGTCGAAGTACGACCTCGCCTACATCAAGCTCGACGGCGACATTGGCTGCATGGTCAACGGCGCCGGCCTCGCCATGGCGACGATGGACATCATCAAGCTCAACGGCATGTTCCCGGCCAACTTCCTCGACGTCGGCGGCGGCGCCAACAAGGAGAAGGTGACCGCGGCGTTCAAGATCATCCTCGCCGATCCCGCGGTGAAGGGCATCCTGGTCAATATCTTCGGCGGCATCATGAAGTGCGACATCATTGCCGAGGGCATCGTCGCCGCGGCGAAGGAAGTGAATCTGTCGGTGCCTCTCGTCGTCCGTCTGGAAGGCACCAACGTGCAGGCCGGCAAGGACATCCTGGCCAACAGCGGCCTCGCGATCGTGCCGGCGAACGACCTGGGCGATGCGGCGAAGAAGATCGTCGCCGAGGTGCAGAAGGCGGCGTAA
- a CDS encoding MFS transporter — protein MTLRQTAAAHPGLVHLALAVGGFAIGTTEFAAMSLEPDLARGLSVDAPTVGHIISAYALGVVVGAPTIAVLSARLSRRILLIGLMALFAIGNTLSALAPTYGWMLAFRFLAGLPHGAYFGIASLVAASLVPADRRTQAVGRVMLGLTVATIVGVPFATLLGQVASWRWVFALVGVLALATATLVALLAPIDTPDRDASPLRELGALQRSQVWLTLGTGAIGFGGMFAVYTYLASTLMDVTGVSARMVPVVLAVFGAGMTIGNLVVPRFADRALMPTAGALLLWSAAALALYPLAAGGMATMMLDVFAIGLGGALGTVLQTRLMDVAGDAQALAAALNHSAFNTANAIGPWLGGLAIAGGFGWTSTGIVGCGLALGGLAIWAVSYAVQRGGIGLPRAAEPLPDNG, from the coding sequence ATGACGTTACGACAGACCGCCGCGGCCCATCCCGGCCTCGTCCACCTCGCGCTCGCCGTTGGCGGGTTTGCGATCGGTACGACCGAATTCGCCGCGATGAGCCTCGAACCCGATCTTGCCCGCGGCCTCAGCGTCGACGCGCCGACGGTGGGCCACATCATCAGCGCCTATGCGCTGGGCGTCGTCGTCGGGGCGCCGACGATCGCGGTCCTGTCGGCGCGGCTGTCGCGGCGCATCCTGCTGATCGGGCTGATGGCGCTGTTCGCGATCGGCAACACCCTGTCCGCGCTGGCGCCGACCTATGGCTGGATGCTGGCGTTCCGCTTCCTCGCCGGGCTGCCGCACGGCGCCTATTTCGGCATCGCATCGCTGGTCGCGGCATCTTTGGTCCCTGCCGACCGACGGACGCAGGCGGTCGGACGCGTCATGCTGGGCCTGACCGTGGCGACGATCGTCGGCGTACCCTTCGCGACGCTGCTGGGACAGGTCGCCAGCTGGCGCTGGGTCTTCGCGCTGGTCGGCGTCCTCGCGCTTGCCACGGCGACGCTGGTGGCCCTGCTCGCGCCCATCGACACGCCCGACCGCGACGCCAGCCCGCTGCGCGAACTGGGCGCGTTGCAGCGCTCGCAGGTGTGGCTGACGCTCGGCACGGGCGCGATCGGCTTCGGCGGAATGTTCGCCGTCTATACCTATCTGGCATCGACGCTGATGGACGTCACCGGCGTATCGGCACGGATGGTGCCGGTCGTCCTCGCGGTGTTCGGCGCCGGCATGACGATCGGCAATCTGGTGGTCCCGCGCTTCGCCGACCGGGCGCTGATGCCGACCGCCGGCGCACTGCTCCTGTGGTCGGCAGCCGCCCTCGCGCTGTATCCGCTCGCCGCGGGCGGCATGGCGACGATGATGCTCGACGTGTTCGCCATCGGCCTGGGCGGGGCGCTCGGCACCGTGCTGCAGACGCGGCTGATGGATGTCGCGGGCGATGCGCAGGCCCTGGCGGCCGCGCTCAACCATTCGGCGTTCAACACCGCCAATGCGATCGGCCCCTGGCTCGGCGGCCTCGCCATCGCCGGCGGCTTCGGCTGGACCTCGACCGGCATCGTCGGTTGCGGGCTGGCGCTCGGTGGCCTCGCGATCTGGGCGGTGTCCTATGCGGTCCAGCGCGGCGGCATCGGCTTGCCACGGGCGGCCGAACCGTTACCCGACAACGGATGA
- a CDS encoding MFS transporter gives MPPAEVPLRQGTPAYRRLTLAMLFAGFSTFSLLYSVQPLLPLFATDYGLSAEGASLAVSLATGPLAIGILFAGILSDRLGRRPLMVWAMFVAGALTLAAALVPGWTALLALRLLTGIALAGVPAVAMAYVAEEVDAASVGAAMGLYIAGSAIGGMGGRLVASLVADVAGWRWALGSVGLAGVAMAEGFRRLAPPSRGFVAGAGAGPLAGIAALVRDRALPLLYAEAFLLMGVFVTIYNYAGFRLLAPPYSLSQAAVGLVFLLYILGSASSAAFGSFAGRVGRRRVFWLPVVLLIGGVAATAARPLALVIAGIALVTIGFFGAHSIASAWVGRRAQGNRGQAAAFYLFFYYLGSSVLGSAGGVAWSHGGWRGVALFCLALGALALALGALLARIPPLPDPEKPATAPVEP, from the coding sequence ATGCCGCCCGCTGAAGTGCCGCTGCGCCAAGGGACGCCCGCCTATCGCCGGCTGACGCTGGCGATGCTGTTCGCCGGCTTCTCGACCTTTTCCCTGCTCTATTCGGTACAGCCGCTGCTGCCACTGTTCGCGACCGATTACGGGCTCAGCGCCGAAGGAGCGTCGCTGGCGGTGTCGCTGGCCACCGGTCCGCTGGCGATCGGCATCCTGTTCGCCGGCATCCTGTCCGACCGGCTCGGCCGCCGCCCGTTGATGGTGTGGGCGATGTTCGTGGCCGGCGCATTGACGCTTGCCGCCGCGCTGGTGCCGGGCTGGACCGCGTTGCTGGCGCTGCGCCTGCTCACCGGCATCGCGCTGGCGGGCGTGCCGGCGGTCGCGATGGCCTATGTCGCCGAAGAGGTCGATGCCGCCTCGGTCGGTGCGGCGATGGGACTCTACATCGCCGGCAGCGCGATCGGCGGCATGGGCGGGCGACTGGTCGCCAGCCTGGTCGCCGACGTCGCCGGCTGGCGCTGGGCATTGGGCAGCGTCGGCCTCGCCGGCGTGGCGATGGCGGAGGGGTTTCGCCGCCTCGCGCCGCCATCGCGCGGCTTCGTCGCCGGTGCCGGCGCCGGCCCGCTCGCCGGAATCGCCGCACTGGTCCGCGACCGGGCCCTGCCGCTTCTGTATGCGGAGGCGTTCCTGCTGATGGGCGTCTTCGTCACCATCTACAATTACGCCGGTTTCCGGCTGCTCGCGCCGCCCTATAGTCTCAGCCAGGCTGCGGTGGGCCTCGTCTTCCTGCTCTACATCCTCGGTTCGGCGAGTTCGGCGGCGTTCGGCTCCTTTGCCGGCCGGGTCGGGCGACGGCGCGTGTTCTGGCTGCCGGTCGTGCTGCTGATCGGCGGCGTCGCCGCGACCGCGGCGCGCCCGCTGGCGCTGGTGATCGCGGGCATCGCGCTGGTGACGATCGGCTTCTTCGGCGCCCACTCGATCGCCAGCGCCTGGGTGGGGCGGCGCGCGCAGGGCAATCGCGGACAGGCGGCGGCGTTCTACCTGTTCTTCTATTATCTGGGGTCGAGCGTCCTCGGCTCGGCCGGCGGCGTCGCCTGGAGCCATGGCGGATGGCGGGGCGTCGCGCTGTTCTGCCTCGCGCTCGGCGCCCTCGCTTTGGCGCTGGGCGCGCTCCTTGCCAGGATACCCCCGCTCCCCGACCCGGAAAAGCCCGCGACCGCCCCCGTCGAGCCCTGA
- a CDS encoding electron transfer flavoprotein subunit beta/FixA family protein has product MKVLVPVKRVLDYNVKPRVKADGSGVDLANVKMSMNPFDEIAVEEAIRLKDKGVTEIVVVSIGEQKAQETLRTALAMGADRAILVTSQTKVEPLGVAKILAKIVEEEQPSLVILGKQAIDDDNNQTGQMLAGLLNRGQGTFASKVELTASDVTVTREVDGGLETDTFPLPAIVTTDLRLNEPRYASLPNIMKAKSKPMAQKTAADYGVDVTPRHTTLKVVEPGKRQAGVKVADVDELVTKLHAMGIAK; this is encoded by the coding sequence ATGAAGGTGCTGGTGCCGGTCAAGCGGGTGCTTGACTATAACGTGAAGCCCCGCGTGAAGGCGGATGGTTCGGGCGTCGACCTGGCCAACGTCAAGATGAGCATGAACCCGTTCGACGAGATCGCGGTCGAGGAGGCGATTCGCCTCAAAGACAAGGGCGTCACCGAAATCGTCGTGGTATCGATCGGTGAGCAGAAGGCGCAGGAGACGCTGCGTACCGCGCTGGCGATGGGCGCCGATCGCGCGATCCTCGTCACGTCGCAGACCAAGGTCGAGCCGCTGGGCGTCGCCAAGATCCTCGCCAAGATCGTCGAGGAAGAGCAGCCGAGCCTTGTCATCCTGGGCAAGCAGGCGATCGACGACGACAATAACCAGACCGGCCAGATGCTGGCGGGACTGCTGAACCGGGGTCAGGGTACGTTCGCATCCAAGGTCGAGCTGACGGCGAGCGACGTCACGGTGACGCGCGAAGTCGATGGTGGCCTGGAAACCGACACGTTCCCGCTGCCCGCGATCGTCACGACGGACCTGCGCCTCAACGAGCCGCGCTATGCCTCGCTGCCCAACATCATGAAGGCCAAGTCGAAGCCGATGGCGCAGAAGACCGCCGCCGATTACGGCGTCGACGTCACCCCGCGCCATACCACGCTGAAGGTCGTCGAGCCGGGCAAGCGGCAGGCGGGCGTCAAGGTCGCCGATGTCGACGAACTCGTCACCAAGCTGCATGCGATGGGGATTGCCAAGTGA